The segment CCACTGGGTCCACCCCCAGATCGCGGCCGCAACGATGACGACCTGCCGGGAGGCGTTTCCGCCAAGGCCTGCTGACATGCTGGCCGAGAACAACAGGATCGAACCGAGTATCTGGACCGGCCAGGACAGAATATTGCGTCGCAGCGCCAGAACCACGGTCAACAGGGCGAAGACATTGCCGAACAAGTCGGAATAGGGCACGGGCCTGCCCAACAGTTCGAAAGCCGGGGTGTTCAGCCAGCTGAATATGTCCATGGTGTTCCTCATCGGTCGCGTTCAAAACACGGTCCGGGGTACCATCAAGGATTCGGATCGACGCCAACGACGGCGCAACCTGACCCTCGGCGCGAGCGGCGGTTCGACATGCCGATCGCGTCGCGTGCATCCTCCCATCCGGACTTTAACCGTCGGTCCCGGAATTTCACCGAGTCAACCGGCACCCCGAAAGGTGCCGGGTCGCGGACTATAACCGCCGGTTCGGACTTTCACCGACCCCGGAGCACGTACTTATTGCAGGCTTACAGCTTAACGCAGGGCGGCTGTTCAGTGCCCGCCGCAGCGCGCTTGAGCCAGCTGCCGCAGCTCGTCCACGGCGGCGGCGGGTTTCTCAGCGGAGTACACTGCGGAGCCGGCCACGAAAACATTTGCTCCGGCGTCTGCCGCGCGCTCGATTGTCTTCGCCGAGACGCCACCGTCTACCTGCACCCATACGTCGAGGTTCGCCGCGGAGATTGCCGCGCGGGTTCGCTGGATCTTCGGCAGGCAGACGTCGAGGAATTGCTGACCGCCGAAGCCGGGCTCGACGGTCATGATCAGGATCATGTCGAACTCGCCGAGCAGGTCCAGGTACGGCTCGATCGGGGTCGCAGGCTTCAGCGCTATGGCGGCCCGAACACCCTTCGATCGCAGCTCCCGGGCAAGCCGAACCGGCGCCTTAGCCGCTTCAGCGTGGAAAGTCACCGATGCCGCGCCGGCTTCGGCGTAGGCCGGGGCATGCAGATCGGCATTCTCGATCATCAGGTGCGCATCCAGCGGGATCGGCGATACCTTGGCCAGACGCTCGACGATCGGCAGCCCCAGGGTCAGGTTCGGCACGAAATGATTGTCCATCACGTCGATGTGCGCGTAGTCCGCTGCTGAGATCGCTGCCAGCTCGGATTCCAGGTTCGCGAAGTCAGCGGACAGAATACTCGGATTGATTAGAATTCCCACGACACCGACTCTATCCAATGTCCGCCGACGGCGTCCCCTCGTCCCATACCGGAACATGGCCCCGTGCCGGAACGTCGTCCCCACGGGCCACGGCCGGCTGCGGTAATCCCGCCGCCTGCGGTAACGGGCCGGGCGGGAACGGCAGCGCCTGCGGCAGCAGCAGCGGACCGTACCAGCCGGCGTGCCGCAACCTGATCGCGACTGACCGGCAGCGACGACCCTCAGGCGCCGGTCTTGCGCAGCAGCGCCAGAAACATCCCGTCGGTTCCGTGCAGATGCGGCCACAGCTGGGCGAATCGCCCAGAACCTGCGCCGATGTTGGTGCCGGCAACTGTGTCAAGCGCCTGGGGCGCATCAAGCACTTCGAGGCCGGGGGTCGACTTCATCACGTCCTCGATCACCGCAATCGTCTCTGCGGCGTGCGGCGAGCAGGTCGTGTACGCCACGACTCCGCCGGGCCGGACAGCCCTGATGCCGGACTTGAGCAGTTCGCGCTGGACCGGAGCCAGTGCCGGTATGTCGGCCGGCAGACGTCGCCATCGCGCCTCGGGCCGACGACGCAGTGCGCCCAATCCCGTGCACGGCACATCGATGAGGACCCGGTCGTACTGATCCGGAAACTCAGTGCCGAAGTCGCGGCCGTCTCCGGTCAGGATTTCGTGGTCGCCGCGGTGCGGTTGCAGCGCCTGCACAACGAGCTTGGAACGGTGTTCGCTGAGCTCGACCGCGGTGAGCGTCGCGCCTCGCTGATCGCCGATCGCCGCAAGCAGTGCGCTCTTACCGCCGGGGCCGGAGCACAGGTCGAGCCAACGCCCGGTGTTCCGCGCTTCGTCGATCTCGGGCACCAGCAGAGCCTGAGCCACCAGCTGAGACCCCTCGTCCTGCACCCGGACCAGCCCGGAGCGCACGGACGGGAACGATGCTGGCTCCCGGCCGGCCGCCAGCGCGGCTACCGGAGACCATCGGCCGGGCTCGGCACCCTCGTCGAGCAGGTCCTGTACCGCTGTCAGCCCCGGCAGGGCCGTGAGCGCAGGCGTCGCCGGTACGTTGTCCGCAGCCAGCAGGGCTTCGAGCTCCTCAGCCGGACGACCGTGCGCAAGCAATGCCTGCCGGAAGGCCCGGATGATCCATTCCGGATGTGAGCTGCGCGCCGCGAATGCTGCCGCCTCAGACATGCCTTCGGTTGCCTTGGCCGGCCAGTCTTCTGCCGGAACTTCGGAAATACGCCGCAGCACCGCATTGGCGAACTTCGACGGGCCAATGCCCAGCTCCGACCTGACCAGGCCTACTGTCGAATCCACGGCGGCATGCGCGCCAACCCGCATCGCGAGCAGCTGGTGCGCGCCCAGGCGGAGCGCGTTGAGTAAGGGCGGCTGGATGTCGGCAAGCGCCCGGTCGGTGCAGCGAGCGATCACGGCATCGTAGTAGCCCTGTCCACGCAGCGTGCCGTAAGTGAGTTCGGTGGCGAAGCCCGCATCGCGGCCGCTGAGTCGACGCCGGCTCAACAGCCCGGGTAGCACCAGGTTGGCGTAGGCGTCGTCCTCGGTCACCGCCTGCAGCACCGCGTACGAGACGGCGCGCGGTGCGTCGGCGTGCCTTGTCCGCTGCGATGGCGCGGTGGCGGTGCGTTCAAGCTTCCCCGGTTGAACCGGCCTTGGTCTGGGGCTCATCGGGTCTCCTCGGTATCTGTGTCGGTGGCCAAGGCTGCATCGGTGGCCAAGCCGCCGTCGGTATCGAAAGCTTGTGCGCCGCCGCCGCGCATCCAGTCGATGGCCGTCATCCAGCCCTTACCCGGCGGGTTCACCTTGCCGAGCCGGACCGGGTGAGTGCCGGTACCGACCAGCACCTCCGAGCTGTCCGCGACGATTCGTCCCGGGACGATCGGCCCGGCATCGGACCTCACGGTCACCGGAGCGATCTTGCAGCGTTCGCCGGCGAGCAAAGTCCAGGCTCCGGGGGCCGGGGTGGTGCCCCGGATCGTCCGGTCGATCTGCTCGGCGGTGTCTTGCCAGTGAATCTGGGCGTCCGCGCTCACCACTTTGGCAGCGTGCGTCCCGCCGGCCGGCTGCTCACTGGGCGTGGCAGTTCCCGCGGCTAGCTGGGTCAGGCTCTCCAGCAGCAGCCCGGCGCCATCGACTGCGAGGCGCTCCAGTAGAGCGCCGGCGGTGTCCTGATCAGAAATCGCTGCGCGGGAAGTACCCAGCACCGGCCCGGTGTCCAGGCCTTCGTCGAGCTGGAAGACGCTGACACCTGTTTCGGAGTCTCCAGCCATAATGGCGCGCTGCACCGGGGCAGCTCCGCGCCAGCGTGGCAGCAGGGAGAAGTGCAGGTTCAACCACGGCGCGATCGCCAATGCCCGAGGACCCACGATTGCGCCATACGCGACAATCGGCACGGCATCCGGCCGGAATCCCGCAAGCGCGTCCAGAACGTCGCCTCGCAGGCGGGACGCTTCAACTACCGGAATGCCGAGTTCGATGGCGCGCGCCTT is part of the Saxibacter everestensis genome and harbors:
- the fmt gene encoding methionyl-tRNA formyltransferase codes for the protein MRLIFAGTPEVALPSLNVLAESAHDVVAVLTRPDAPVGRKRILTASPVKARAIELGIPVVEASRLRGDVLDALAGFRPDAVPIVAYGAIVGPRALAIAPWLNLHFSLLPRWRGAAPVQRAIMAGDSETGVSVFQLDEGLDTGPVLGTSRAAISDQDTAGALLERLAVDGAGLLLESLTQLAAGTATPSEQPAGGTHAAKVVSADAQIHWQDTAEQIDRTIRGTTPAPGAWTLLAGERCKIAPVTVRSDAGPIVPGRIVADSSEVLVGTGTHPVRLGKVNPPGKGWMTAIDWMRGGGAQAFDTDGGLATDAALATDTDTEETR
- a CDS encoding RsmB/NOP family class I SAM-dependent RNA methyltransferase, whose amino-acid sequence is MSPRPRPVQPGKLERTATAPSQRTRHADAPRAVSYAVLQAVTEDDAYANLVLPGLLSRRRLSGRDAGFATELTYGTLRGQGYYDAVIARCTDRALADIQPPLLNALRLGAHQLLAMRVGAHAAVDSTVGLVRSELGIGPSKFANAVLRRISEVPAEDWPAKATEGMSEAAAFAARSSHPEWIIRAFRQALLAHGRPAEELEALLAADNVPATPALTALPGLTAVQDLLDEGAEPGRWSPVAALAAGREPASFPSVRSGLVRVQDEGSQLVAQALLVPEIDEARNTGRWLDLCSGPGGKSALLAAIGDQRGATLTAVELSEHRSKLVVQALQPHRGDHEILTGDGRDFGTEFPDQYDRVLIDVPCTGLGALRRRPEARWRRLPADIPALAPVQRELLKSGIRAVRPGGVVAYTTCSPHAAETIAVIEDVMKSTPGLEVLDAPQALDTVAGTNIGAGSGRFAQLWPHLHGTDGMFLALLRKTGA
- the rpe gene encoding ribulose-phosphate 3-epimerase, with translation MGILINPSILSADFANLESELAAISAADYAHIDVMDNHFVPNLTLGLPIVERLAKVSPIPLDAHLMIENADLHAPAYAEAGAASVTFHAEAAKAPVRLARELRSKGVRAAIALKPATPIEPYLDLLGEFDMILIMTVEPGFGGQQFLDVCLPKIQRTRAAISAANLDVWVQVDGGVSAKTIERAADAGANVFVAGSAVYSAEKPAAAVDELRQLAQARCGGH